Proteins encoded in a region of the Augochlora pura isolate Apur16 chromosome 4, APUR_v2.2.1, whole genome shotgun sequence genome:
- the LOC144468293 gene encoding ATP synthase subunit d, mitochondrial, translating to MARRAIRAIDWAAIAEKLGEAERKELAMFKAVSDQYLRRMTANPESPPKIDWAYYKKNISTPGLVDKFQKEYEAFSIPLPVDNYTAKIDADEKNEQEEINRMITEGDKLIVQIEKEVIDIKNLLPFEEMTLEDYAITYPDSALNVDKPTSWPHDIAEDEVPAETKNQESEGKADEKKKDD from the exons ATGGCACGAAGAGCAATCCGGGCTATAGATTGGGCAGCTATTGCCGAGAAACTTGGAGAAGCTGAAAGGAAGGAACTGGCTATGTTTAAAGCTGTATCAGACCAATACTTACGACG TATGACCGCTAATCCAGAATCACCACCGAAGATCGATTGGGCTTactataagaaaaatatttcaacccCGGGTCTGGTAGATAAATTTCAGAAAGAATACGAAGCATTTTCGATACCTTTGCCAGTCGACAATTATACAGCGAAAATTGATGCTGATGAAAAGAATGAG CAAGAGGAGATAAATAGGATGATAACAGAAGGCGATAAGTTAATTGtacaaatagaaaaagaagtcattgatattaaaaatttgttaccaTTTGAGGAGATGACATTGGAAGATTATGCTATTACATACCCAGACTCAGCTCTTAATGTTGACAAACCCACCTCGTGGCCTCATGACATCGCAGAAGACGAAGTACCCGCAGAAACCAAAAACCAGGAAAGTGAAGGCAAAGcggatgaaaagaaaaaggatgattaa